A genomic segment from Legionella quinlivanii encodes:
- a CDS encoding IS3 family transposase has product MCRGFLCSRTEIKYEFIKEQEKAYSIKLLCKMMQVSRSAYYRWYSKGHHPKPQDTMLEVKLKALFGDSKNTYGSRRLAKELTAQGFPVGRYKVRRIMEKLRLTVRYPKRFKQTTDSRHGFELASNLLNRQFKVTAPNQAWTTDISYVWTLEGWVYIAVVMDLYSRQIIGWAVDDHMRTSLCSKALRMAFWRKKPSPGLLHHSDRGSQYASYEYQELLKLMKMQQSMSRKGNCWDNSPTERFFRSIKYESLNYHRFATKACAKLAVIDYLAFYNGRRLHSTLGYKTPLAFEQEFYQRIA; this is encoded by the coding sequence ATCTGCCGCGGCTTTCTTTGCTCAAGAACAGAAATAAAATATGAATTTATCAAAGAGCAAGAGAAAGCCTATTCGATTAAACTGTTATGCAAAATGATGCAAGTTAGCCGAAGTGCTTATTATCGCTGGTACTCTAAGGGCCACCATCCTAAACCACAAGACACAATGCTTGAGGTTAAATTGAAAGCACTCTTTGGAGACAGTAAAAATACATATGGTTCCAGACGACTAGCCAAGGAATTAACTGCCCAGGGATTTCCCGTGGGGCGTTACAAAGTTCGTCGGATAATGGAAAAGCTGCGGCTAACTGTACGTTATCCAAAGCGGTTCAAACAAACGACGGATAGTCGACATGGGTTCGAACTGGCCTCTAACCTCTTGAATCGCCAATTTAAGGTGACTGCTCCGAATCAGGCTTGGACCACGGATATTAGTTATGTATGGACTTTGGAGGGCTGGGTATATATTGCAGTCGTCATGGATCTGTATTCACGCCAAATCATCGGTTGGGCAGTCGATGATCATATGCGCACATCTTTGTGCTCCAAAGCTCTGCGGATGGCGTTTTGGCGCAAAAAACCCTCTCCAGGATTACTGCACCACTCAGATCGCGGCAGTCAATATGCGAGTTATGAGTACCAGGAGCTATTGAAATTAATGAAAATGCAGCAGAGTATGAGTCGCAAAGGCAATTGCTGGGATAACTCCCCTACAGAGCGGTTTTTTCGAAGCATCAAATATGAATCCTTGAATTATCATCGATTCGCTACTAAAGCCTGTGCCAAGCTTGCTGTGATTGACTATCTTGCCTTTTATAATGGTAGACGGCTTCATTCAACTTTAGGCTATAAAACACCGTTAGCGTTTGAACAGGAGTTTTATCAGAGAATCGCTTGA
- a CDS encoding IS30 family transposase, protein MVRALSKRSFTEHQQDVIWSLWSQGKSLSEIGRQLNKHAGSIFCFLQKSGGIKPVKSIRSKQALTLYEREEISRGLSANLSIRTIAKTLNRSPSTISREINRNGGISKYRAILADKQTWIRAKRPKQSKLQINILLNDIIADKLSNKWSPEQISGYLKRTYPNNTAMNISHESIYKTLYVQSRGHLKKELLTHLRTQRVMRQSKKFNTKGNARGGIIDAVSIHDRPKEIDSRTVPGHWEGDLICGSNKSYVATLVERTSRFTLLVKLTGNDTASVVHAITNKIIELPNQLKKSLTWDRGMELAKHKKFTIDTEIKVYFCDPKSPWQRGTNENTNRLLRQYMPKKTDLGIHSQFDLDRIAKELNERPRKTLNFLSPADKLNEVLQ, encoded by the coding sequence ATGGTGCGTGCTTTATCAAAACGGAGTTTTACAGAACATCAGCAAGATGTAATTTGGTCTTTATGGTCGCAAGGCAAATCACTTAGTGAAATTGGAAGACAGCTTAACAAGCATGCGGGTTCAATTTTTTGTTTCCTACAAAAATCCGGTGGTATAAAGCCTGTTAAATCTATTCGCTCAAAACAAGCATTAACTTTGTATGAACGGGAGGAAATATCACGTGGTTTATCAGCAAATTTATCTATCAGGACTATTGCAAAGACATTAAATCGCTCACCGTCGACTATATCTCGGGAAATAAATCGTAATGGAGGAATTTCAAAATATCGAGCCATATTAGCGGATAAACAAACATGGATAAGAGCAAAACGCCCTAAACAATCCAAGCTCCAAATTAATATACTGTTGAATGATATAATTGCAGATAAGCTTTCAAACAAGTGGTCACCAGAACAAATATCTGGTTATCTTAAGCGTACTTATCCGAATAATACTGCTATGAATATTTCTCATGAATCTATTTATAAAACACTTTATGTCCAATCTCGAGGTCATCTAAAGAAAGAACTATTGACGCATCTGCGGACACAGAGAGTCATGCGGCAGTCCAAGAAATTTAACACAAAAGGTAACGCACGAGGCGGGATTATAGATGCTGTATCTATTCATGATAGGCCAAAAGAAATTGATAGTCGCACTGTACCAGGTCACTGGGAAGGGGATTTAATCTGCGGCTCAAATAAATCTTACGTTGCTACATTAGTTGAACGAACATCTAGATTCACTTTGTTAGTTAAGCTTACAGGTAACGATACAGCCAGTGTTGTACACGCTATTACCAATAAAATTATAGAGCTTCCAAACCAGTTAAAAAAATCGCTTACTTGGGATCGTGGAATGGAATTAGCAAAGCATAAAAAATTTACAATCGACACTGAAATAAAGGTATATTTTTGTGATCCTAAATCGCCTTGGCAACGAGGAACCAACGAAAATACTAATCGTCTATTGAGACAATATATGCCTAAAAAAACAGACCTAGGTATTCATTCTCAATTTGATTTGGATCGAATTGCTAAAGAATTAAATGAAAGACCTAGGAAAACATTGAACTTTCTGTCTCCAGCAGATAAATTGAACGAGGTGTTGCAATGA
- a CDS encoding transposase: MNQRKRPYFSLEFKQDAVQLVLSKGYSIPEAATSLGVSISALRKWVSMEKGAEKKGASTSGSQLSLNEREELLRLRKENNKLRMEREILKKAAADSTDHCNTSFNLSAGDRKFNVFLGLSFNSLAIRSKSN; the protein is encoded by the coding sequence ATGAATCAAAGAAAGAGACCGTATTTTAGTTTAGAATTCAAACAGGATGCTGTTCAGTTGGTGCTATCAAAAGGCTATAGCATTCCAGAAGCAGCTACAAGTTTAGGTGTTTCGATTAGTGCCCTAAGGAAATGGGTTAGTATGGAAAAAGGGGCTGAAAAGAAAGGGGCTAGTACCTCAGGCTCTCAGCTGAGCTTAAACGAACGAGAAGAGTTGTTACGCCTCAGAAAAGAAAATAACAAGCTCAGGATGGAGAGAGAAATTTTAAAAAAGGCCGCGGCAGATTCAACCGATCATTGCAACACCTCGTTCAATTTATCTGCTGGAGACAGAAAGTTCAATGTTTTCCTAGGTCTTTCATTTAATTCTTTAGCAATTCGATCCAAATCAAATTGA
- a CDS encoding DUF2188 domain-containing protein, whose product MSNKGKNQHVVKHPNGWAVKGEGNSKATKVTSTQKEAIDIAQKIARNQHSDTKIHGVEGQIRAGNSYGNDPCPPKDKK is encoded by the coding sequence ATGTCGAACAAGGGGAAAAATCAACATGTTGTCAAACATCCAAATGGCTGGGCTGTTAAGGGAGAAGGAAATAGCAAAGCTACAAAGGTTACATCAACACAAAAAGAAGCAATAGATATTGCTCAGAAGATTGCACGTAATCAACACTCAGATACTAAAATACATGGTGTTGAGGGACAAATAAGAGCCGGAAATAGTTATGGAAATGACCCTTGTCCACCAAAAGATAAAAAGTGA